The following coding sequences are from one uncultured Cohaesibacter sp. window:
- a CDS encoding MarR family transcriptional regulator, translated as MAIDICAGQALKLWHDVTHGLVLEEESDLSARQMMVLLTVYLETPPHTVRGLATKLGVTKPAITRALDTMGRTGLLTRRRDDKDKRNVVVLRTVKGALYVDKLGYKIVENVHAISD; from the coding sequence ATGGCTATCGATATTTGCGCAGGTCAGGCGCTGAAGTTATGGCATGATGTAACTCATGGGTTGGTGTTGGAAGAAGAGAGTGATCTGTCAGCCAGACAGATGATGGTGCTTTTGACCGTCTATCTCGAAACGCCACCCCACACGGTACGAGGCCTTGCTACAAAGCTTGGCGTGACCAAGCCTGCAATCACGCGGGCGCTCGATACCATGGGGCGTACCGGTCTTTTGACCCGCCGCCGGGACGACAAGGACAAGCGCAACGTTGTCGTTCTGCGCACCGTCAAAGGGGCCCTCTATGTCGATAAGCTGGGTTACAAGATCGTTGAGAATGTGCACGCAATATCCGATTAG
- a CDS encoding YbaK/EbsC family protein produces MASKKSSKVRVQEAIDALGIDSQVVTMPDTTRTAEDAAAACGCAVAQIVKSLIFERHDNQQLVLLLIAGNNRADMDLAAKVIGSTLDRADPKKVRSETGFAIGGVAPIGHLCEMEVYMDPDLLTFETVWAAAGAPNAVFKVAPDELKQATGAKLLSEA; encoded by the coding sequence ATGGCCAGCAAGAAAAGCTCGAAAGTCCGTGTTCAGGAAGCGATTGATGCCCTTGGTATAGACAGCCAGGTGGTCACCATGCCCGACACCACAAGAACCGCTGAAGACGCAGCGGCAGCCTGCGGCTGCGCCGTGGCCCAGATCGTCAAGAGCCTCATTTTCGAACGTCACGACAACCAACAGCTGGTGCTTTTGCTCATAGCGGGCAACAACAGGGCTGATATGGACCTTGCGGCAAAGGTGATCGGCTCCACGCTGGATCGGGCAGACCCGAAGAAAGTGCGTTCTGAAACCGGCTTTGCGATCGGCGGCGTTGCTCCCATCGGACATCTTTGCGAAATGGAAGTCTATATGGATCCTGACTTGCTGACCTTCGAGACGGTTTGGGCGGCAGCGGGTGCTCCGAATGCTGTTTTCAAGGTTGCTCCGGATGAGCTCAAACAGGCGACCGGTGCCAAGCTCCTCAGCGAAGCGTAA
- a CDS encoding ABC transporter ATP-binding protein, which translates to MTKTHSSAPLLSVKDLSVAFQQDGKEQLAVDRISFDLEKGETLALVGESGSGKSVSALSILKLLPYPSASHPSGQILFDGEDLLNAPDKKLRSVRGNRISMIFQEPMSSLNPLHTVEKQIGEVLSIHHGMGEKQARARVLELLNDVGIREPEKRLKSYPHQLSGGQRQRVMIAMALANEPELLIADEPTTALDVTVQAQILDLLRKLQKTHGMALLFITHDLGIVEKLADKVCVMTKGEIVERGATKELFANPKHPYTKHLLNSEPSGRARAVADDAPTLLETDDLKVWFPIKRGFMRKTVGHIKAVDGISLAVRQGETLGIVGESGSGKTTLGLALLRMISSEGPIVFQGDHLDGLNSKAMRDKRGDLQIVFQDPFGSLSPRMSIAQIVAEGLAIHAPELSDEERDAKVISVLHEVGIDPETRHRYPHEFSGGQRQRISIARAMVLEPKFVMLDEPTSALDMSVQAQVVDLLRDLQAKHGLTYLFISHDLKVVRALSNRVIVMRNGKVVEEGTVETIFEAPKTDYTKALMAAALHMETAPEGVVAD; encoded by the coding sequence ATGACCAAGACACATTCTTCTGCGCCGCTTCTTTCCGTCAAGGATCTGTCTGTTGCCTTCCAGCAGGATGGCAAGGAACAGCTGGCTGTTGATCGCATTTCCTTCGATCTGGAAAAAGGCGAGACGCTGGCACTGGTGGGAGAATCCGGCTCGGGTAAATCTGTTTCTGCCCTGTCTATCCTCAAGCTGTTGCCCTATCCTTCGGCCTCGCATCCATCCGGACAAATATTGTTTGATGGGGAAGACCTCCTCAATGCACCGGACAAGAAGCTGCGGTCCGTGCGCGGCAACCGCATTTCCATGATCTTTCAGGAGCCGATGAGTTCGCTCAATCCGCTACACACAGTGGAGAAGCAGATCGGCGAAGTGCTTTCCATCCATCATGGCATGGGCGAAAAGCAGGCGCGAGCCCGCGTGCTGGAACTTCTCAATGATGTGGGCATCCGCGAACCGGAAAAGCGCCTCAAGAGCTATCCGCACCAGCTTTCGGGCGGCCAGCGTCAGCGCGTGATGATCGCCATGGCTCTCGCCAATGAGCCTGAGCTGCTCATTGCTGACGAACCCACCACGGCGCTTGACGTGACGGTTCAGGCGCAGATTCTGGATCTATTACGCAAGCTGCAAAAGACCCATGGCATGGCGCTTTTATTCATCACCCATGATCTAGGCATCGTCGAGAAACTGGCCGACAAGGTCTGCGTCATGACCAAGGGTGAAATCGTAGAGCGGGGAGCAACCAAGGAGTTGTTCGCCAATCCGAAGCACCCTTACACTAAACATCTGCTCAATTCAGAGCCAAGTGGCCGCGCGCGAGCTGTGGCTGATGATGCTCCTACCCTGCTTGAAACCGATGATCTTAAAGTCTGGTTCCCGATCAAGCGCGGCTTCATGCGCAAAACCGTGGGGCACATCAAGGCTGTTGACGGTATTTCCCTTGCTGTCCGGCAGGGAGAAACCCTCGGTATCGTGGGGGAATCCGGTTCAGGCAAGACGACGCTTGGTCTGGCTTTGCTGCGCATGATTTCATCCGAGGGTCCAATTGTATTTCAGGGCGATCATCTCGATGGCCTTAACAGCAAAGCCATGCGCGACAAGCGAGGCGACTTGCAGATCGTGTTTCAGGATCCGTTCGGGTCTCTTTCGCCGCGTATGTCCATTGCCCAGATCGTCGCCGAGGGGCTTGCCATTCATGCCCCAGAACTGAGCGATGAAGAGCGCGATGCAAAGGTAATCTCGGTGCTCCACGAAGTGGGCATCGATCCGGAAACCCGCCATCGCTATCCGCATGAATTTTCCGGAGGTCAGCGCCAGCGCATTTCCATTGCCCGCGCCATGGTGTTGGAGCCCAAATTCGTCATGCTGGACGAGCCGACCAGTGCGCTCGACATGAGCGTTCAGGCGCAGGTGGTGGATCTGTTGCGCGATCTTCAGGCCAAGCATGGCCTTACCTACCTGTTCATCAGCCACGACCTCAAGGTGGTCAGGGCCCTGTCCAACCGTGTCATTGTGATGCGCAACGGCAAGGTGGTCGAAGAGGGAACGGTGGAAACCATCTTCGAAGCGCCCAAGACCGACTATACCAAGGCCCTGATGGCAGCAGCCCTGCATATGGAAACTGCGCCGGAAGGTGTTGTCGCGGACTAG
- a CDS encoding ABC transporter permease, with product MSNKDMTKPAKPRFYDRLTPLNQRRLKSFKANRRGYISLWLFLALFIVTLFAELIANDKPLLVSYKGEILSPLLTDYPETKFGGFLPVTDYRDPFIQDEIDANGWILWAPIRYSYKTVNMDLPVPAPAPPSWMLDKEVRCAPFDNGVNDRNCTIGNWNWIGTDDQGRDVLARLIYGFRISVLFGLTLTFFSSIIGVTAGAVQGYFGGLTDLVFQRFIEIWTSVPQLYLLLIIAAIITPSFWILLSILLLFSWVALVGVVRAEFLRARNFEYVSAARALGVSNRTIMLRHLLPNAMVATLTFMPFILNGSITTLTSLDFLGFGLPPGSPSLGELLAQGKKNIEAPWLGITGFLSISIMLSLLIFIGEAVRDAFDPRKTFH from the coding sequence ATGAGCAATAAAGACATGACCAAGCCAGCCAAACCCCGTTTCTATGATCGTCTTACGCCGCTCAACCAGCGACGCCTCAAGAGCTTCAAGGCCAACCGGCGCGGCTATATTTCGCTCTGGCTGTTTCTGGCGCTTTTCATCGTTACGCTGTTTGCCGAACTGATCGCCAATGACAAGCCTTTGCTGGTTTCCTATAAGGGCGAAATCCTCTCGCCGCTACTCACCGACTATCCGGAAACAAAATTCGGTGGATTCCTGCCGGTAACCGACTATCGCGACCCGTTCATTCAGGACGAGATCGACGCGAACGGCTGGATCCTTTGGGCTCCGATCCGCTACAGCTACAAAACGGTGAACATGGATCTTCCGGTGCCAGCCCCTGCTCCACCAAGCTGGATGCTGGACAAGGAAGTGCGCTGTGCTCCTTTTGACAATGGGGTCAACGACCGCAACTGCACCATTGGCAACTGGAACTGGATCGGCACCGACGATCAGGGTCGCGACGTGTTGGCACGGCTCATCTATGGCTTCCGCATATCGGTGCTATTCGGGCTGACGCTGACCTTCTTCTCCTCGATCATCGGGGTGACGGCCGGTGCCGTGCAGGGCTATTTCGGCGGCCTCACCGACCTGGTGTTCCAGCGTTTTATCGAAATCTGGACCTCGGTGCCGCAGCTTTATCTCTTGCTGATCATCGCAGCCATCATCACGCCAAGCTTCTGGATCTTGCTGTCGATCCTGCTGCTGTTCAGCTGGGTGGCACTGGTGGGTGTGGTGCGGGCGGAATTCCTTCGTGCCCGCAATTTCGAATATGTTTCGGCGGCGCGGGCTCTTGGGGTTTCAAACCGGACCATCATGCTTCGGCATCTGCTGCCCAATGCCATGGTGGCCACGCTGACCTTCATGCCGTTTATCCTCAATGGCTCGATCACGACTCTCACTTCGCTGGACTTCCTGGGCTTCGGCCTGCCGCCGGGTTCGCCTTCGCTGGGTGAATTGTTGGCGCAGGGTAAAAAGAATATCGAAGCGCCGTGGCTCGGCATCACCGGCTTCCTGTCCATTTCCATCATGCTCAGCCTGTTGATCTTCATAGGCGAAGCGGTGCGCGATGCCTTTGATCCGCGCAAGACATTTCACTAA
- a CDS encoding extracellular solute-binding protein, protein MSQILPSRGLCVLRAGFLSLALLSSGALNLIDGDGTANAVEFETWVHGSSLMGAPKYSEDFSHFDYVNPDAPKGGTARLGVTGSYDSFNPILTKGEAASGLGLIYETLFHPSYDEVSSSYGLLAEAMYVGQDFSFVKFRLRENARWHDGTPVTPEDVIWSFEKSIEVNPQRKFYYSHVKSAEITGEREVTFTFDQKDNRELPFIVGELMILPKHWWEGTDADGNKRDIGHATLEPPLGSGPYEIKSFSAGKYVEYGRADNYWGKDLNINIGSNNFDTVRYEFFRDDTVMFEAFKSGAYDFRVEAVAKTWATGYDFPAVKDGKVKMDVVPDHSSGVMLGFIPNLRREKFQDPRVREALNYVFNFEEMNRALFYDQYSRVNSYYYGTELASSGQAKGKVLELLEPLRDQIPASAFGTYENPKVESREDLRDNLKKALELFKQAGWEPKTEVDEAKRDDGFFHKIMVMVGLASDPTKIVMRNDRGEAFEIEYLLNGGAFERVALRLQASLERVGIKLIPRVVDSAQYVNRVRNRDYDMVYLGWGQSLSPGNEQREFFGSASADRDGSANYAGIKNPAVDALIEKVIYAKDRDDLIAAGKALDRVLLSNYYVIPGWTMPATRIAYWNKFGHPNPLPMITIGFPTIWWSAEGAQ, encoded by the coding sequence GTGTCTCAAATTTTGCCTAGTCGTGGCCTTTGCGTCCTTCGAGCCGGGTTTCTTTCCCTTGCGCTTTTATCTAGCGGTGCGCTCAATCTGATCGACGGAGACGGAACGGCGAATGCGGTGGAATTCGAGACATGGGTTCACGGCTCCTCCCTGATGGGGGCACCGAAATATAGCGAAGACTTCTCTCATTTCGACTATGTGAACCCAGATGCTCCGAAGGGCGGGACGGCGCGTCTTGGAGTCACAGGCAGCTATGACAGTTTCAACCCGATATTGACCAAGGGTGAGGCTGCATCCGGTCTGGGGCTGATTTATGAAACCCTGTTCCATCCGTCCTATGATGAGGTGTCCTCCAGCTACGGCCTGCTGGCTGAAGCGATGTATGTGGGGCAAGATTTCTCCTTTGTAAAATTCCGTCTGCGCGAGAATGCTCGCTGGCATGACGGTACACCGGTGACGCCGGAAGATGTTATCTGGTCATTTGAAAAATCGATTGAGGTCAATCCTCAGCGCAAATTCTATTATTCTCACGTAAAATCGGCTGAAATAACCGGAGAGCGCGAAGTTACCTTTACATTCGATCAAAAAGACAACCGCGAACTTCCCTTTATCGTCGGCGAACTGATGATCCTGCCCAAGCATTGGTGGGAAGGCACAGATGCCGATGGCAACAAGCGAGACATTGGCCATGCAACGCTTGAGCCGCCTCTGGGCTCCGGTCCCTATGAAATCAAGTCTTTCTCCGCAGGCAAATATGTCGAATATGGTCGCGCCGATAATTATTGGGGCAAGGATCTCAACATCAACATCGGGTCGAATAATTTCGACACGGTTCGCTATGAGTTTTTCCGCGACGACACAGTGATGTTTGAGGCTTTCAAATCCGGTGCTTATGATTTCAGGGTTGAAGCAGTCGCCAAGACATGGGCAACAGGCTATGACTTCCCGGCAGTGAAAGACGGCAAAGTCAAGATGGACGTCGTGCCGGACCATTCATCAGGTGTGATGCTGGGCTTCATTCCCAACCTCAGACGGGAAAAATTCCAAGATCCGAGAGTGCGCGAGGCGCTCAATTATGTCTTCAACTTCGAGGAAATGAACAGAGCGCTCTTTTACGATCAGTATAGCCGGGTAAACAGCTATTATTACGGCACCGAGCTTGCCTCTTCTGGGCAGGCAAAGGGCAAGGTTCTGGAGCTGCTGGAGCCTCTGCGCGATCAGATACCGGCCTCGGCCTTTGGCACTTACGAGAATCCCAAAGTGGAAAGCCGGGAAGATCTGCGCGATAATCTGAAGAAGGCCCTCGAACTGTTCAAGCAAGCCGGCTGGGAGCCCAAAACCGAAGTGGACGAGGCAAAGCGCGACGATGGCTTCTTCCATAAAATCATGGTCATGGTAGGGCTAGCCAGCGATCCGACCAAGATCGTCATGCGCAATGACAGGGGCGAAGCTTTCGAGATCGAGTATCTGCTCAACGGTGGCGCATTCGAGCGCGTAGCCTTGCGCCTGCAAGCCTCGCTGGAACGCGTGGGCATCAAGCTGATCCCGCGTGTTGTCGACAGTGCCCAATATGTCAACCGCGTGCGGAACCGCGACTATGACATGGTTTATCTGGGCTGGGGCCAGAGCCTTTCACCAGGCAACGAACAGCGCGAATTTTTTGGCTCTGCATCGGCTGATCGGGATGGCTCGGCCAACTATGCAGGCATAAAGAACCCTGCGGTTGATGCTCTTATCGAAAAAGTCATTTACGCCAAGGATCGGGACGATCTGATTGCTGCCGGTAAGGCTCTGGATCGGGTTTTGCTCTCCAATTATTACGTCATCCCAGGCTGGACGATGCCAGCAACCCGCATTGCCTATTGGAACAAATTCGGTCATCCAAACCCGCTGCCGATGATAACGATCGGCTTCCCCACGATCTGGTGGTCCGCAGAGGGCGCTCAATAG
- a CDS encoding NlpC/P60 family protein → MLNPSLNAFRPDLADMRLKGQVEAERFIDPVLKRVQVPVAPLKSGADGRSGLDSQAMLGEVVKLFEEGSNGWSWVQLESDGYVGYMPTSVLGPFGGPLNDEFTAGAPTHRVCAVRTFVYPGPDLKYPAAVFLSLGAGLILGEEVEERGTRYRKLLNMPTPNGEAGWVVAQHVKDISETADDFVAVAESLIGTPYLWGGKSSLGLDCSGLVQLACDMAGIKMLRDASMQEKEAGEPLDISAGLPDLKRGDLVFWPGHVGIMTDPETLLHANGYHMAVAREPLAGAIDRIAQNEYGKLRAIRRLTL, encoded by the coding sequence ATGCTTAATCCCTCGCTCAATGCTTTCCGCCCAGATCTTGCCGATATGCGTCTCAAGGGGCAGGTGGAAGCAGAGCGGTTCATTGATCCTGTCTTAAAGCGGGTGCAAGTCCCTGTTGCTCCGCTCAAATCCGGCGCCGACGGGCGCAGTGGCCTTGATAGTCAGGCGATGCTCGGAGAGGTCGTCAAGCTGTTCGAAGAGGGCTCCAATGGCTGGAGCTGGGTTCAGCTGGAAAGCGATGGCTATGTGGGCTATATGCCCACCAGTGTCTTGGGGCCTTTTGGCGGACCGCTCAATGATGAATTCACCGCCGGAGCTCCGACCCACCGTGTCTGTGCCGTTCGCACCTTTGTTTATCCCGGTCCGGACCTTAAATATCCTGCTGCGGTTTTTCTGTCCTTGGGGGCAGGGCTCATTCTTGGCGAAGAAGTCGAAGAACGTGGTACGCGCTATAGAAAGCTGCTGAATATGCCGACCCCGAACGGTGAGGCTGGTTGGGTTGTTGCTCAGCATGTGAAAGATATTTCCGAGACCGCCGATGATTTCGTTGCCGTGGCCGAGAGCCTGATCGGGACTCCATATCTGTGGGGTGGCAAAAGCTCACTGGGGCTCGATTGCTCCGGTCTTGTTCAACTCGCCTGTGATATGGCAGGCATCAAGATGCTGCGTGATGCATCCATGCAGGAAAAGGAAGCCGGTGAGCCACTTGATATCTCGGCAGGCCTGCCAGACTTGAAGCGTGGCGATCTTGTTTTCTGGCCCGGACATGTGGGCATCATGACCGATCCGGAAACCCTTCTCCATGCCAATGGTTACCATATGGCAGTGGCGCGCGAACCGCTTGCGGGTGCCATTGACCGCATCGCACAAAATGAATATGGCAAACTCAGAGCTATTCGTCGGCTGACCTTATAG
- a CDS encoding microcin C ABC transporter permease YejB → MGAYILRRLLLIIPTLVGIMAINFAVIQFAPGGPVERVIAQVTGTDVSATARISGGGSDFAGTGAGASGGGADVTSKYRGAQGLDPEFIKDLEKQFGFDKPPLERFLGMLGNYATFDFGNSYFRDIGVLQLIKEKMPVSISLGLWMTLISYMISIPLGIRKAVSDGSRFDVWTSAVIIVGYAIPGFLFAVLLIVLFAGGSFFDLFPLRGLVSDNFADLSWWEKILDYFWHLVLPLTALSLSAFATTTLLTKNSFLDEIRKQYVVTARAKGLTERQVLYGHVFRNAMLIVIAGFPGAFIGAFFGGSLLIETIFSLDGLGLLSFESVINRDYAVVFATLYIFSLMGLLISLVSDITYMLIDPRIDFESREV, encoded by the coding sequence TTGGGCGCTTATATTCTGCGACGTCTCCTCTTGATCATTCCGACACTGGTCGGGATCATGGCGATCAATTTCGCGGTCATTCAGTTTGCACCCGGCGGACCTGTCGAGCGTGTTATCGCTCAGGTTACCGGCACGGATGTTTCGGCCACAGCGCGTATCTCCGGCGGCGGCAGCGATTTTGCCGGAACAGGGGCTGGTGCGAGCGGTGGCGGCGCTGATGTAACCTCCAAATATCGCGGTGCCCAAGGGCTCGATCCGGAATTTATCAAGGATCTGGAAAAGCAGTTCGGCTTTGACAAGCCTCCCCTTGAGCGCTTCCTTGGCATGCTCGGCAACTATGCTACCTTCGATTTCGGCAACAGCTATTTCCGCGATATCGGGGTGCTGCAGCTGATCAAGGAGAAGATGCCGGTTTCCATCTCGCTTGGCCTCTGGATGACGCTAATCTCCTATATGATCTCCATTCCCCTTGGAATCCGCAAGGCGGTATCCGACGGCTCCCGCTTTGACGTCTGGACCAGCGCGGTCATCATCGTTGGCTATGCCATTCCGGGCTTCCTGTTTGCGGTTTTGCTGATCGTGCTCTTTGCTGGCGGTTCCTTCTTCGACCTGTTCCCCTTGCGCGGTCTGGTATCAGACAATTTCGCCGATCTCAGCTGGTGGGAAAAGATCCTCGACTATTTCTGGCATCTGGTTCTGCCACTCACGGCCTTGTCCCTCTCGGCCTTTGCCACAACGACGCTTTTGACCAAGAACTCTTTTCTGGACGAAATACGCAAGCAATATGTGGTCACGGCACGCGCCAAGGGCCTTACGGAACGGCAAGTGCTCTATGGCCACGTTTTCCGCAACGCCATGCTGATTGTTATCGCAGGATTTCCGGGAGCTTTCATCGGGGCCTTCTTTGGCGGATCGCTGCTGATCGAAACGATCTTCTCGCTTGACGGGCTGGGGCTTTTGTCCTTCGAAAGTGTGATCAACCGTGATTATGCCGTGGTCTTCGCCACGCTATATATCTTCTCTCTGATGGGGCTGCTCATCAGCCTTGTTTCCGATATCACCTACATGCTCATTGATCCCCGGATCGATTTCGAGAGCCGGGAGGTGTGA
- a CDS encoding leucyl aminopeptidase family protein — protein MPQITDSCPIYFINSDAETLVPKAFTAMATQWVEATGFAAKEGEICVVPGMDGACQAVLFGLGKSDSKTASPLLPGLLPAKLPAGNYYFAHSEAFRDDPQLLFLATLAWHLGSYRFDRYKENTKPLPQLDWPDGVDKDEVLRQAKGCNLARDLINIPSNDMGPNDLEAVTRGLVDTYGAKLEVTHGDALLDKNFPMIHAVGRASTRAPRLLDFIWGKESDPKITLVGKGVCFDTGGLNIKPGGSMALMKKDMGGAANVLGLASMIMSAQLPVRLRVLIPAVENSVGGDAFRPGDVLQSHKGLTVEIGNTDAEGRLILADALSLADEEEPDMLIDMATLTGAARVALGPDLPPFYSDDSELVHSLAIESKRQWDPLWNMPLWDAYDAKLSSDIADVNHISSDGFAGSITAALFLRRFVSKAKSWVHFDIFGWAPAAQPARPKGGEAQGIRALYNLIRNRYDVSWS, from the coding sequence ATGCCCCAGATAACTGATTCCTGCCCGATCTATTTCATCAACAGCGACGCTGAGACGCTTGTACCAAAAGCGTTTACAGCCATGGCGACCCAATGGGTTGAGGCAACCGGCTTTGCCGCCAAGGAGGGCGAGATTTGTGTGGTTCCTGGCATGGACGGAGCCTGCCAAGCTGTCCTGTTTGGACTTGGCAAGTCAGATAGCAAAACGGCCTCGCCTCTTTTGCCTGGTCTGCTGCCTGCCAAGTTGCCTGCGGGTAATTACTATTTTGCACATTCAGAGGCTTTTCGCGATGATCCCCAGTTGCTCTTTCTGGCAACGCTTGCGTGGCATTTGGGGAGTTACCGGTTTGATCGCTATAAGGAAAACACCAAGCCATTGCCGCAGCTTGATTGGCCGGACGGGGTTGATAAAGATGAGGTTCTGCGACAGGCAAAGGGCTGCAATCTGGCGCGCGATCTGATCAATATTCCATCCAACGACATGGGGCCGAATGATCTTGAGGCTGTAACGCGAGGTCTGGTTGATACCTATGGCGCCAAGCTGGAAGTAACACATGGTGACGCGTTGCTTGATAAGAACTTTCCGATGATTCATGCCGTCGGTCGAGCATCGACACGCGCTCCGCGCCTTCTCGATTTTATTTGGGGCAAAGAGAGCGACCCCAAGATCACGCTTGTCGGCAAGGGGGTCTGCTTTGATACTGGCGGCCTCAACATCAAGCCGGGCGGCTCCATGGCGCTCATGAAAAAGGATATGGGGGGCGCGGCCAATGTTTTGGGCCTTGCCTCGATGATCATGTCGGCACAGCTTCCTGTTCGACTTCGCGTCTTGATACCTGCCGTTGAAAACTCCGTAGGGGGGGATGCCTTCCGGCCCGGTGATGTTTTGCAAAGCCACAAGGGGCTGACGGTAGAGATTGGCAACACCGATGCTGAAGGTCGCTTGATTCTGGCTGATGCGCTTTCTCTTGCCGATGAAGAAGAGCCCGATATGCTGATCGATATGGCGACCCTGACGGGCGCCGCCCGTGTTGCGTTGGGGCCGGATCTGCCTCCATTCTACAGCGATGACAGTGAACTGGTTCACAGCCTGGCGATTGAGAGCAAGAGACAGTGGGATCCTCTCTGGAATATGCCTCTCTGGGACGCTTATGACGCCAAATTGTCTTCAGATATTGCCGATGTGAATCACATCTCATCGGACGGTTTTGCGGGCTCCATTACGGCGGCTCTTTTCCTGCGGCGCTTTGTGTCCAAAGCCAAGAGTTGGGTTCATTTTGACATCTTCGGCTGGGCCCCTGCTGCTCAACCGGCCAGACCAAAGGGGGGCGAAGCTCAGGGGATTCGCGCTCTCTACAATCTGATCCGCAATCGCTACGATGTTAGTTGGTCATAA
- a CDS encoding glyoxylate/hydroxypyruvate reductase A, which yields MKIALTAKGWDLPDWIKNLKKQLPDAEICLSDDLGDKEAIDYALAWKGDTAFLNELPNLKAIFSLGAGVEFLTQDPNISDVPVVRVIGDDLTQRMCEYVVLNVLMHHRHSLRSIGLQSRKHWDQVPDASAEEFRVGILGIGVLGLAAAKKLQVLGYQVSGWSRSPKEVEDLVTYHGADGLEAMLAKTDILVSLLPHTPETEGILNLDLFKKLAKDGPLGGPVIINAGRGKLQVEADIVTAIKEGILAGASLDVFEQEPLPEDSPLWDLPNVIITPHIAAVSAPYATTKCISDQIKRNEAGLPMTGVVDRSAGY from the coding sequence ATGAAAATTGCATTGACCGCAAAAGGTTGGGACCTTCCTGACTGGATCAAGAATCTCAAAAAGCAGCTCCCGGACGCCGAAATTTGCCTCTCTGACGATCTGGGCGACAAAGAGGCCATCGACTATGCGCTGGCATGGAAGGGGGACACGGCTTTTCTCAATGAGCTGCCAAATCTCAAGGCGATCTTTTCGCTTGGTGCCGGTGTCGAATTTCTGACCCAGGACCCCAATATATCCGACGTTCCCGTTGTGCGCGTCATCGGCGATGACCTTACACAGCGCATGTGTGAATATGTGGTGCTGAACGTTCTTATGCATCATCGCCACAGCCTACGCAGCATTGGCCTGCAGTCACGCAAGCATTGGGATCAGGTGCCCGATGCATCGGCCGAAGAATTTCGCGTGGGGATACTTGGGATCGGCGTGCTGGGCCTTGCTGCTGCGAAAAAGCTTCAGGTGCTGGGCTATCAGGTTTCCGGCTGGAGCCGCTCGCCAAAAGAAGTTGAAGATCTTGTGACCTATCACGGCGCAGACGGCCTTGAGGCCATGTTGGCGAAAACCGACATTCTCGTTTCGCTTTTGCCTCATACGCCTGAAACAGAAGGCATTCTCAATCTCGACCTGTTCAAGAAGCTCGCCAAAGACGGCCCGTTGGGAGGTCCGGTCATTATCAATGCCGGGCGCGGCAAGCTTCAGGTCGAGGCCGACATCGTCACCGCGATCAAGGAAGGTATCCTTGCTGGCGCTTCTCTTGATGTGTTTGAACAGGAGCCTTTGCCCGAAGACAGCCCGCTGTGGGATCTGCCCAATGTCATCATTACACCGCACATCGCTGCGGTCAGCGCCCCCTATGCAACGACCAAATGCATCTCAGACCAGATCAAGCGCAATGAAGCTGGCCTGCCGATGACAGGTGTCGTGGATCGGAGTGCGGGCTATTAG